The Peribacillus simplex genome contains a region encoding:
- the mutY gene encoding A/G-specific adenine glycosylase, producing the protein MKEITIPTIEKIKIEEFQKDLVSWFLEEQRELPWRENKDPYRVWVSEIMLQQTRVDTVIPYFNRFVEWFPTLEDFANADEEKILKAWEGLGYYSRVRNLHSAVQEVKASYNGIVPDDPEEISKLKGVGPYTAGAILSIAYGKPEPAVDGNVMRVLSRILMIYEDIAKPKTRKTFEAAVRKLIDHEHTSAFNQALMELGALICTPGKPACLLCPIQSHCLAFESGVQSELPIKIQKKKTRDVPIVAAVLTNEKGEYLIHKRASAGLLANLWEYPNFENHSSLLHKREFFESRFQEMYGVKPEITESLVRIEHVFSHLVWKVDTYIGVVKKAISEETLREQQLKWVSEAEMEELAFPVSHQKMMKAYKEKERIE; encoded by the coding sequence GTGAAAGAAATAACGATCCCGACAATAGAAAAAATAAAAATCGAAGAATTTCAAAAAGATTTGGTTTCCTGGTTTCTCGAAGAACAAAGAGAATTGCCATGGAGGGAAAATAAGGATCCATACCGTGTTTGGGTTTCTGAAATAATGCTGCAGCAAACGAGGGTGGATACGGTTATTCCTTATTTCAACCGATTTGTGGAATGGTTTCCAACACTCGAGGATTTTGCCAATGCCGATGAAGAGAAAATCCTAAAAGCATGGGAAGGGCTGGGATATTACTCACGTGTAAGGAATCTGCATAGTGCCGTTCAGGAAGTGAAGGCATCCTATAATGGTATCGTACCGGATGATCCCGAGGAAATTTCAAAATTGAAGGGTGTCGGCCCATATACAGCCGGTGCGATTCTTAGTATCGCATACGGCAAGCCGGAGCCAGCCGTTGATGGAAACGTCATGCGTGTTTTATCAAGGATATTGATGATATATGAAGACATAGCAAAGCCAAAGACAAGAAAAACATTCGAAGCTGCCGTAAGAAAGCTGATCGATCATGAACATACGTCTGCCTTCAATCAAGCCTTGATGGAACTTGGTGCATTAATCTGCACACCGGGTAAGCCTGCCTGCCTATTATGTCCCATTCAAAGTCATTGTCTAGCATTTGAATCCGGAGTTCAGTCGGAATTGCCGATAAAAATTCAAAAGAAAAAAACGCGGGATGTACCAATTGTAGCTGCCGTTTTAACAAATGAAAAAGGTGAATATTTGATTCACAAGCGAGCATCAGCAGGATTGCTTGCAAATCTTTGGGAATATCCGAACTTCGAAAACCATTCATCCCTTTTGCATAAGCGTGAATTCTTCGAGAGTCGGTTTCAGGAAATGTATGGCGTCAAACCTGAAATCACTGAATCACTTGTGAGGATTGAACATGTTTTCTCGCATCTCGTTTGGAAAGTGGACACATATATCGGAGTGGTCAAAAAGGCCATCAGTGAAGAGACACTAAGAGAACAGCAACTTAAGTGGGTGAGTGAAGCAGAGATGGAGGAGTTGGCATTTCCGGTTTCCCACCAAAAAATGATGAAGGCGTATAAAGAAAAAGAACGAATTGAATAA
- the fabL gene encoding enoyl-[acyl-carrier-protein] reductase FabL, producing the protein MEQKVALVTGSSKGLGRSTAIRLAEEGYDLVINYARSKSKALEVAAEIEALGRKALVVKANVGDVAKVKSMFEEIDAYYGRLDIFINNAASGVQRPLMELEESHWNWTMDINTKALLFCAQEAAKLMERNGGGKIVSISSLGSIRYLKNYTAVGVSKAALEALTRYLAVELAAKNICVNAVSGGVIDTDALKSFPNRDEMLAEAAEQTPAGRMVEVEDMVNTILFLISDGASMIRGQTVIVDGGISLLV; encoded by the coding sequence ATGGAACAAAAAGTGGCACTCGTTACAGGTAGCAGTAAAGGTTTAGGCAGAAGCACGGCAATAAGGCTTGCAGAGGAAGGTTACGACCTCGTTATTAATTATGCCCGGAGCAAGTCAAAAGCATTAGAAGTGGCAGCCGAAATTGAAGCATTGGGGCGTAAAGCCCTTGTAGTTAAGGCGAATGTCGGTGACGTTGCGAAAGTGAAAAGCATGTTCGAGGAAATCGATGCGTATTATGGGCGTTTGGATATTTTCATCAATAATGCGGCCTCAGGTGTGCAGCGTCCGTTAATGGAGCTGGAGGAATCCCATTGGAACTGGACCATGGACATCAATACGAAAGCCCTCCTTTTCTGTGCACAGGAAGCGGCGAAATTAATGGAGAGGAATGGCGGGGGGAAAATCGTCAGCATCAGTTCACTAGGATCCATTCGCTATTTGAAAAATTATACAGCTGTTGGAGTTTCCAAGGCTGCGCTTGAAGCCCTGACAAGATATTTAGCGGTCGAATTGGCTGCAAAAAATATTTGTGTCAATGCCGTTTCAGGCGGTGTGATCGATACAGATGCCCTGAAGTCTTTCCCGAATCGGGATGAAATGCTTGCCGAGGCGGCAGAACAGACTCCGGCTGGACGGATGGTCGAGGTGGAAGATATGGTGAATACCATCCTGTTCTTAATTTCCGATGGAGCCAGTATGATTCGTGGACAAACTGTAATAGTTGATGGAGGCATTTCATTGCTTGTTTAA
- a CDS encoding gamma-type small acid-soluble spore protein encodes MAKNMNKSQAGTNVQQVRQQNAQSQQGQGQFGTEFASETNVQEVRQQNAQSQQKKGQGQAQGQFGTEFASETNVQEVKQQNQKSQSNKSQG; translated from the coding sequence ATGGCTAAAAACATGAATAAATCACAAGCAGGTACTAATGTTCAACAAGTGAGACAGCAAAACGCGCAATCTCAACAAGGTCAAGGCCAATTCGGTACAGAATTTGCTTCTGAAACTAACGTTCAAGAAGTGAGACAACAAAACGCGCAATCTCAACAAAAAAAAGGTCAAGGTCAAGCACAAGGCCAATTCGGTACAGAGTTTGCTTCTGAAACTAACGTTCAAGAAGTGAAACAACAAAACCAAAAATCTCAAAGCAATAAAAGCCAAGGCTAA
- a CDS encoding YgaB family protein, with the protein MEEFNRLINNQLKTMDKLLLLQSEIERCQDIEKQLLALEEESEAVTIQEEIQLKKQELKSIHDMFEKQTEEVIRYFQQGQAAIR; encoded by the coding sequence ATGGAGGAATTTAACCGGCTTATAAACAACCAGTTGAAAACGATGGATAAGCTTTTACTTTTACAATCCGAAATCGAAAGATGCCAAGATATAGAGAAGCAACTCCTTGCCCTGGAAGAGGAGAGTGAAGCAGTCACGATTCAGGAAGAGATTCAACTCAAAAAGCAGGAATTGAAAAGTATCCATGATATGTTCGAGAAGCAAACGGAAGAAGTCATCCGTTATTTTCAGCAAGGACAGGCTGCCATACGATAA
- the ntdP gene encoding nucleoside tri-diphosphate phosphatase produces the protein MGIVPAEGGKIQIHSYKHNGHIHRIWEETTVLKGTQNLVIAANDRTMVTESDGRTWITREPAICYFHSKYWFNVIGMLREDGVYYYCNISSPFTYESGALKYIDYDLDIKVFPDMTFNLLDEDEYERHRKEMNYPDAIDSILKQNVDYLIYMIRQRKGPFSAEFIDSWYERFLTYR, from the coding sequence ATGGGGATTGTTCCTGCCGAAGGAGGAAAAATCCAAATCCATAGCTATAAACATAATGGACATATCCATCGTATCTGGGAAGAGACGACCGTTTTAAAAGGGACCCAAAATCTGGTGATAGCAGCGAATGACCGTACTATGGTAACGGAATCAGATGGAAGGACCTGGATTACGAGAGAGCCGGCGATTTGCTATTTTCATTCAAAGTATTGGTTTAATGTTATTGGTATGTTGAGAGAGGACGGGGTTTATTATTATTGCAATATCAGTTCGCCGTTCACATACGAATCGGGAGCATTGAAATACATTGACTATGACCTGGACATTAAAGTATTCCCAGATATGACGTTTAATTTGCTGGATGAGGATGAATATGAAAGGCATCGGAAAGAAATGAATTACCCGGATGCCATCGATTCAATATTGAAACAGAACGTAGACTATTTGATTTATATGATACGCCAGCGAAAAGGACCATTCTCCGCAGAGTTTATTGATAGTTGGTATGAACGCTTTTTAACCTATCGATGA
- a CDS encoding ABC transporter ATP-binding protein has translation MGSIKRYLQFVKPYKWQIIGTVLIGLLKFAIPLLLPLLSKYIVDDIIGNGDLSKAVKSERLLWAMAIMIFIFVAVRPPIEYYRQYFAQWTGTKILYDIRNDLFTHIQKLSFKYYSNTRVGEVISRMITDVEQTKNFVITGLMNLWLDIATIIIVIVIMFTMDVKLTIVSIIMLPFYAFSIKHFFGKLRTYTRIRSQALADVQSHLHERVSGMSVIKSFAIEDREQELFAKQNKNFLDKALKHTSWNAKSFAVVNTITDIAPLLVIGFAGYQVIHDQLSLGTMVAFVGFIDRLYNPLRRLVNSSTTMTQTLASMDRVFEFVDEKYDIDDEPGAKELKHVDGRITFQDVSFAYDEKEAPVLKHINLDVKPGETIALVGMSGGGKSSIVSLISRFYDVSEGRVLLDGTDIRKYQVRSLRDKIGMVLQDNILFSESVKANILMGRPDASDEEVVEAAKAANAHDFIMGLKEGYETKVGERGVKLSGGQKQRVAIARVFLKNPPILVLDEATSALDLESEHYIQEALDILAKNRTTIIVAHRLSTITHADRIVHIDNGEITEMGTHEELMKKQGHYYNLFQVQQLDA, from the coding sequence GTGGGGAGCATTAAGAGATATTTGCAATTCGTCAAACCATATAAATGGCAGATAATCGGGACGGTACTGATTGGATTGCTAAAGTTCGCCATTCCGCTTTTGCTTCCATTGCTCAGTAAGTATATTGTGGATGACATCATCGGAAATGGCGACCTGTCCAAAGCCGTGAAGTCCGAACGCCTTTTATGGGCAATGGCCATCATGATATTCATTTTCGTTGCAGTCAGACCGCCGATTGAGTATTACCGTCAATATTTCGCTCAATGGACCGGAACGAAAATCTTATATGATATTCGTAATGATTTATTTACTCATATACAGAAACTGAGTTTTAAATATTATTCCAATACAAGGGTGGGCGAGGTCATTTCAAGGATGATCACGGATGTGGAACAAACGAAGAACTTTGTCATCACGGGTCTGATGAACCTTTGGCTCGATATCGCAACGATTATCATAGTGATAGTCATCATGTTTACGATGGACGTGAAGTTAACCATTGTATCCATCATCATGCTTCCATTTTACGCATTTTCGATCAAGCATTTCTTCGGAAAGCTGAGAACCTATACAAGGATTCGGTCCCAAGCGTTGGCGGATGTACAGAGTCACCTTCATGAACGGGTTTCAGGGATGTCAGTCATCAAAAGCTTTGCAATAGAAGACAGGGAACAGGAATTGTTTGCGAAGCAGAACAAGAATTTCCTTGATAAGGCCCTAAAGCATACGAGCTGGAATGCTAAGTCATTTGCTGTCGTCAATACGATCACGGATATTGCCCCCCTGCTCGTGATAGGATTTGCCGGTTATCAGGTCATTCATGACCAATTGTCACTGGGTACCATGGTTGCTTTCGTCGGCTTCATAGACCGGCTATATAATCCCCTCAGACGTTTAGTTAACTCTTCGACGACAATGACCCAGACATTGGCGTCCATGGACAGGGTTTTTGAGTTTGTGGATGAGAAGTATGATATCGATGACGAACCAGGGGCGAAAGAGCTGAAGCATGTGGATGGCCGAATAACCTTTCAGGATGTATCGTTTGCTTATGACGAGAAAGAGGCACCCGTTTTGAAACATATAAATTTGGATGTTAAACCAGGGGAAACCATTGCACTTGTCGGGATGAGCGGAGGCGGGAAATCCTCGATCGTCAGTTTGATTTCCCGTTTCTATGATGTGTCGGAGGGAAGGGTATTATTGGATGGGACGGATATCCGTAAATATCAAGTCCGCAGCCTAAGAGATAAAATAGGAATGGTTCTACAGGATAATATCTTATTTAGTGAATCGGTAAAGGCAAACATCCTTATGGGACGGCCCGATGCCAGTGATGAAGAAGTAGTTGAAGCGGCAAAGGCGGCGAATGCCCATGACTTCATCATGGGTCTAAAAGAAGGATATGAAACGAAAGTCGGGGAGCGGGGCGTCAAATTATCCGGAGGCCAAAAGCAGCGGGTGGCCATTGCGAGGGTATTTTTGAAAAACCCGCCAATCCTTGTTCTCGACGAAGCCACATCCGCATTGGATTTGGAAAGTGAGCACTATATCCAGGAGGCGCTGGATATTTTGGCGAAAAACCGGACCACCATCATCGTGGCCCATCGGTTATCAACCATCACCCATGCCGATCGGATCGTTCATATCGATAATGGGGAAATTACGGAAATGGGAACACACGAAGAACTTATGAAAAAGCAAGGGCATTATTACAACCTATTTCAAGTGCAACAATTGGATGCTTAA
- a CDS encoding EamA family transporter: protein MQLLKYSIMVLIGSISYGTLSTMMKFGFMDGHSSGELVGSQYLVGWLIVSVLFLFSFKYKVSWKSAGLLLITGMMSTFVGKAYAVSVSELPASIAVVFLFQFTWIGVLIESFINKRRPDKNKLIAIFVLFIGTLLAGAIFGQPLSGLSLKGVLFGLLSALLFALYMYCNSQFAAGESSMKRLFFIATGGMLTAVFTTNPVTLVTNLVQTNLWYYGLLLGTLGVLVPFFFFAVSLPKVGVGLGTILCAAELPSAMVVSVIFLNEQVTSLQWFGMCLIIVGIALPEGMKHFLQFLPDRKKTLHEKRIS, encoded by the coding sequence ATGCAACTTTTGAAGTATTCCATAATGGTCTTAATCGGTTCGATCTCATATGGCACATTATCCACGATGATGAAGTTTGGATTCATGGATGGCCATTCTTCTGGAGAACTGGTCGGCAGCCAATACCTCGTCGGTTGGCTGATTGTCTCCGTGTTATTTCTTTTTTCGTTTAAATATAAAGTTTCATGGAAGAGTGCCGGATTACTTTTAATCACGGGCATGATGTCCACTTTCGTCGGAAAGGCATATGCCGTTTCCGTATCCGAGCTTCCCGCTTCGATTGCCGTTGTCTTTTTATTTCAATTTACCTGGATAGGCGTCCTCATTGAAAGTTTCATAAATAAAAGACGCCCGGATAAAAATAAACTCATTGCCATTTTCGTTCTCTTCATCGGAACATTATTGGCAGGCGCGATCTTTGGTCAGCCTCTATCCGGCCTAAGCCTAAAAGGCGTATTGTTCGGTCTATTGTCTGCGTTGCTTTTTGCACTGTATATGTACTGCAACTCTCAATTCGCAGCTGGGGAATCTTCAATGAAACGGCTGTTTTTCATTGCAACGGGTGGTATGCTGACTGCTGTATTCACGACTAACCCCGTCACACTTGTGACGAATCTTGTCCAAACGAACCTATGGTACTACGGTCTGCTGCTAGGCACTTTGGGTGTTTTAGTTCCTTTCTTTTTCTTTGCTGTCAGTTTGCCGAAAGTGGGTGTCGGGCTTGGAACGATTCTTTGTGCAGCGGAGCTGCCTTCAGCGATGGTCGTTTCCGTCATCTTCTTGAATGAGCAGGTTACGTCACTGCAATGGTTCGGGATGTGCTTGATCATCGTCGGTATCGCCTTGCCTGAGGGAATGAAGCATTTTCTGCAATTCCTTCCTGACAGAAAAAAAACGCTGCATGAAAAAAGGATTTCATAA
- a CDS encoding NAD(P)H-dependent oxidoreductase, with amino-acid sequence MKIYVVYDSEGNHTKALAESIAQGAAAVPGAEVLIDHVNEADVYKLQEMDAIIWGCPGHFGTISSSLKTWIDKLGYLWAEGALINKVGAVFCTTATVHGGLEATMLNLITPMLHQGMIIVGLPGTVPENALYGSYYGVGISCPPGVDDNITKNDLQLGEALGKRVAHVTRSFINEL; translated from the coding sequence ATGAAGATCTATGTTGTTTACGACAGTGAAGGTAACCATACGAAAGCACTTGCCGAATCAATAGCTCAAGGAGCCGCAGCAGTTCCTGGGGCTGAGGTTCTCATTGACCATGTAAACGAGGCCGATGTTTATAAGCTACAGGAAATGGATGCAATCATTTGGGGCTGTCCCGGTCATTTCGGCACCATCAGCTCGAGTTTGAAAACATGGATTGATAAACTTGGGTATCTATGGGCGGAAGGTGCGCTGATCAATAAAGTGGGGGCTGTATTCTGTACGACGGCCACCGTACATGGCGGACTCGAGGCTACCATGTTAAACTTAATCACCCCAATGCTTCATCAAGGCATGATCATTGTAGGCTTACCCGGTACTGTCCCGGAAAACGCCTTATATGGTTCCTACTATGGAGTGGGGATAAGCTGTCCGCCCGGTGTGGATGACAACATCACCAAAAATGATTTGCAGCTTGGAGAAGCATTAGGAAAACGGGTAGCCCATGTCACCCGTTCATTCATAAACGAGCTCTAG
- a CDS encoding DHA2 family efflux MFS transporter permease subunit: MASQTISVNENKGMKQFAPMLIILMLGLFMVILNQTLLSVAMPRMMAEFNVAATTIQWLSTGFMLVNGALIPLSAFLIERFGTRVLFLAAMLLFTVGTFICGIAPNFPVILTGRLIQAAGGGILQPLVMTIILFIFPPEMRGKGMGIFGLAIMFAPAIGPTLSGWVIQEYSWRVMFYAMVPLGMIVIILALLSMHNVAEPKKIKLDLLGASLSLLGVASLLYGVSEAGSKGWTDSIVLGTIIIGLILLTLFVVQQLKSETPMLDFRVFKYDMFVLSNIISAIVTVAMFTGIFLLPIYLQTLRGFTPVQSGLLMLPGALVMMVMSPISGALFDKIGPRPLALLGLAITAVTTFEFANLTTETTYSTLVIIYAIRALGMSLLMMPIMTAGMNQLPKHLNTHGTAMSNTLKQVTGAIGTSFVTTIYTTRASFHGTALGTEMSTSDPGFVQNFQTIVQSIMSTMNQTSEQAQETAMSLISSQIQGQANVMGINDAFFWATGFAIAGIVLSLFLRDVRKDKAMKKAKQEHLDVPLLPSPVKKSV, encoded by the coding sequence ATGGCTTCTCAAACCATCTCAGTAAATGAAAACAAGGGAATGAAACAGTTTGCCCCCATGTTAATTATCTTAATGCTAGGTTTGTTCATGGTCATTTTGAATCAAACTCTGCTTAGTGTCGCCATGCCGAGGATGATGGCAGAATTCAATGTAGCTGCGACTACGATTCAATGGTTATCAACTGGATTCATGCTCGTGAATGGAGCCTTGATCCCACTGTCCGCTTTTTTAATAGAACGGTTTGGCACGCGGGTTTTATTCCTTGCTGCCATGTTGCTATTCACTGTCGGGACATTCATCTGCGGCATTGCACCTAATTTCCCCGTCATCCTTACAGGCCGTCTGATCCAGGCGGCTGGAGGCGGGATCCTCCAGCCATTGGTCATGACGATCATCCTTTTCATCTTCCCTCCGGAAATGCGCGGGAAAGGAATGGGGATATTCGGACTGGCCATTATGTTTGCCCCTGCCATCGGCCCGACTTTATCAGGTTGGGTCATTCAGGAATATAGCTGGCGGGTCATGTTCTATGCAATGGTGCCATTAGGCATGATAGTCATAATACTTGCCCTTTTAAGCATGCATAATGTAGCAGAACCAAAGAAAATCAAATTGGATTTATTGGGCGCCTCTTTATCCTTGCTAGGTGTTGCATCATTACTATACGGTGTCAGTGAAGCAGGTTCCAAAGGCTGGACGGATTCAATCGTTCTGGGAACGATCATCATCGGGCTGATCCTATTGACCCTCTTTGTGGTTCAACAGCTAAAATCGGAAACACCTATGCTCGACTTCCGTGTATTCAAGTATGACATGTTCGTATTATCGAATATCATTTCCGCCATCGTCACAGTGGCCATGTTTACCGGGATATTCTTATTGCCAATATATTTGCAGACTTTAAGAGGCTTCACACCAGTTCAATCCGGTCTATTGATGTTACCCGGAGCCCTTGTGATGATGGTGATGTCACCCATTTCAGGAGCATTATTTGACAAAATCGGTCCTCGTCCATTAGCACTTCTTGGTTTAGCGATCACTGCTGTCACAACCTTCGAATTTGCTAATTTGACTACGGAAACTACTTATTCGACTTTGGTCATCATCTATGCCATCCGTGCACTTGGAATGTCTTTACTGATGATGCCGATCATGACGGCTGGGATGAACCAGCTTCCTAAACATTTGAATACACATGGTACGGCAATGAGCAATACGCTGAAACAAGTTACCGGAGCCATTGGTACGAGCTTCGTGACGACCATTTATACTACCCGTGCTTCTTTCCATGGAACTGCTTTAGGAACGGAAATGAGTACGAGTGATCCCGGTTTTGTTCAGAACTTCCAAACAATCGTCCAATCCATCATGAGTACGATGAATCAAACTAGTGAACAAGCACAGGAAACGGCCATGTCGCTGATTTCCTCACAAATTCAGGGTCAAGCGAATGTGATGGGAATCAATGATGCATTCTTTTGGGCAACAGGCTTCGCAATTGCCGGTATCGTTCTCTCACTGTTTTTGCGTGACGTTCGGAAGGACAAAGCAATGAAAAAAGCTAAACAGGAACATTTGGATGTACCTTTGCTTCCTTCACCAGTAAAAAAATCGGTTTAA
- a CDS encoding HlyD family efflux transporter periplasmic adaptor subunit, with product MNRGRLVLINVIGLVIIVAVLAGGAYYYYESTNFIKTDEAKVSGELYTIVAPAAGKLADWDLHEGDNVSKNDQVANVNTLDGKEAVKTAAQGTIVKTQVHDEQLVQAGQTLAQTINMDDLSITANIEENKLKDIEKGDSVDIIIDGDPDTVFEGTLEQIGYATTSVFSVMGNQNSSGNYTKVTQKVPVKISIKAPSDKVLPGMNAEVKISTK from the coding sequence GTGAATAGAGGACGTTTAGTTTTAATCAATGTCATTGGTTTGGTTATTATAGTAGCGGTATTAGCCGGTGGGGCTTATTACTATTATGAAAGCACGAATTTCATTAAAACGGATGAAGCGAAAGTGTCGGGAGAGCTATATACCATCGTTGCCCCCGCTGCCGGTAAATTAGCAGATTGGGACTTACACGAAGGAGACAATGTAAGTAAGAATGACCAAGTTGCCAATGTAAACACCTTAGATGGAAAAGAAGCAGTAAAAACCGCAGCACAAGGTACAATCGTTAAAACACAAGTGCATGATGAGCAGCTTGTTCAAGCGGGTCAAACGCTAGCTCAGACCATCAATATGGATGATCTGTCCATAACGGCTAATATTGAGGAAAATAAATTGAAGGATATCGAAAAAGGTGACAGCGTCGATATTATCATCGATGGAGATCCCGATACTGTTTTCGAAGGTACATTGGAACAGATCGGTTATGCCACAACATCTGTCTTTTCAGTGATGGGCAATCAAAACAGCAGCGGAAACTATACGAAAGTCACTCAAAAAGTACCAGTTAAAATTTCCATCAAAGCACCATCCGATAAAGTTCTGCCTGGAATGAACGCAGAAGTGAAAATTTCAACTAAATAA
- a CDS encoding MarR family winged helix-turn-helix transcriptional regulator, translating into MRRLEFKWEVTNSIEMQIFRIRKKLRAIVAKNLQPYGLTSPQFFILLILKKEGSIKSTKLADFLTVKPSAITVFVDKLVEMDYVKRQPSEKDRRVINLELKEAGEAILGRVLADHNQLMGKNFNSFSEDELQDLLQKLDTIEKAADKNLLDD; encoded by the coding sequence GTGAGAAGGCTGGAATTTAAATGGGAAGTAACTAATAGTATAGAAATGCAGATTTTTCGGATTAGGAAGAAGCTTAGGGCCATCGTAGCAAAAAATCTTCAGCCTTATGGATTAACATCGCCGCAATTTTTCATATTATTGATATTGAAAAAAGAGGGGTCGATCAAATCGACCAAGCTGGCTGACTTCTTAACAGTAAAGCCAAGTGCGATTACCGTATTTGTAGATAAGTTGGTCGAAATGGATTATGTGAAACGGCAGCCCTCTGAAAAGGATCGCAGGGTCATCAATCTTGAATTGAAAGAGGCAGGGGAAGCGATTTTGGGGAGAGTCCTTGCGGATCATAACCAATTGATGGGCAAGAACTTCAACTCATTCTCAGAAGATGAGCTGCAGGATCTTTTGCAGAAATTGGATACGATTGAAAAGGCTGCTGATAAGAACCTTTTGGATGATTGA
- a CDS encoding FUSC family protein, with protein MKFGARILKTGIAIVLALYLSELLNLPAPVLSGIAAIFAIQPTIYRSYQTVLEQIQGNIIGALVAVSFVLLFGNDIFIIGLAVMVVITINLKLKMDKTIVLSIVTVIAIMESQNGEFLNFAFIRLSSVLLGIVSSFIVNLVFIPPKYEAKLYTRITDVTEDILKWIRISTRHATEHTLLKKDISRLKAELLDLEHIYSMYKEEREYFKKNSVAKARKLVVYRQMIITTKKAFETLKRVHKFENEVYQMPEDFQRSILQQLDSLIRKHEQLILLHIEKIKSIEEIEDWDQDCLSRKELLAHFFEQQNQVDEMHDNLGHLSARLVPLISAVIEYDEQLEHLEKLIVSFQSFHKEDNELSVQYVED; from the coding sequence ATGAAGTTTGGTGCCCGCATTCTCAAAACAGGAATAGCAATTGTTTTAGCGCTTTATCTATCGGAACTGCTTAATCTTCCTGCTCCTGTCCTTTCTGGGATTGCTGCAATTTTTGCAATACAGCCGACCATATACCGTTCATATCAAACGGTGCTGGAGCAAATTCAAGGAAATATCATCGGCGCATTGGTTGCTGTCTCCTTCGTTTTGTTGTTCGGAAATGATATTTTTATAATCGGTCTTGCCGTAATGGTTGTCATAACCATCAATTTAAAACTGAAAATGGATAAAACGATTGTCCTTTCCATCGTGACGGTCATTGCCATCATGGAAAGCCAGAACGGGGAATTCCTGAATTTTGCCTTTATTCGTCTCTCATCCGTTTTGCTTGGAATCGTCTCTTCGTTCATCGTGAATCTGGTTTTCATTCCTCCAAAATACGAAGCAAAGCTTTATACACGCATTACAGATGTAACGGAAGACATCTTGAAATGGATCAGAATCAGCACAAGGCATGCTACAGAACACACTTTATTGAAAAAAGACATCAGCCGATTGAAGGCGGAGTTACTCGATCTGGAACATATCTATTCCATGTACAAAGAGGAACGGGAATATTTCAAGAAGAACAGTGTAGCTAAAGCAAGAAAGCTTGTCGTTTATCGGCAGATGATCATAACGACAAAAAAAGCGTTTGAAACCTTGAAAAGAGTCCATAAATTCGAGAATGAAGTATATCAAATGCCTGAAGATTTCCAACGGAGCATCTTACAGCAGCTTGATTCATTGATCCGCAAGCATGAACAGTTAATATTACTTCATATCGAAAAAATCAAGTCCATCGAGGAGATTGAAGATTGGGATCAAGATTGTTTAAGTCGTAAAGAGCTGCTCGCCCACTTCTTCGAACAGCAAAATCAAGTGGACGAAATGCATGATAATCTGGGCCATCTCTCTGCTCGCCTTGTTCCATTGATTTCTGCAGTCATAGAATATGACGAACAATTGGAACATCTTGAAAAGCTGATCGTCAGCTTCCAGTCCTTCCATAAGGAAGATAACGAATTATCTGTCCAGTATGTAGAAGATTAA